A genomic stretch from bacterium includes:
- a CDS encoding DUF4185 domain-containing protein produces the protein MVPYPEYNTLIAQTTGWTGADGAYSVPLSDKVTLWLYGDTWIGDIVDGKHSGGTIINNSIALQHGINPKTASLKFYWKTDSTGKPRAFFTPDDGLGWFWLQAGMKVNTKLYIFLSQIVSTQSDPNSIWNFKGVGTWLAEIENPTDDPMNWRIRQYKVPFGNFDGTSTYFFGAAVMQVGKYMYIYGCQDEPSQWIVGRNMILARVPANRLTEFRQWRFYNNGKWVSDSKQCSYLFNGIAPEYSVNYLPYLKKYVCVYTELGMSNRILMRTALKPYGSWSQPTTVYLCPEVSWNSTYFCYAAKAHPELSESMDELIITYVCNSFDFWQMVADSRIYFPRYIKLKFKN, from the coding sequence GTGGTTCCCTATCCGGAATATAATACCTTGATAGCGCAGACGACCGGTTGGACTGGCGCGGATGGTGCGTATTCGGTACCACTATCAGATAAGGTGACTCTATGGTTATACGGCGATACCTGGATTGGCGATATTGTTGATGGCAAACATTCCGGCGGAACGATTATCAACAACTCGATTGCACTGCAGCATGGGATTAATCCGAAAACCGCTTCGCTAAAATTCTATTGGAAGACAGATTCGACGGGAAAACCGCGTGCATTTTTTACCCCTGATGACGGACTCGGTTGGTTCTGGTTACAAGCGGGGATGAAGGTGAATACGAAACTCTATATTTTCCTTTCGCAAATCGTTTCTACGCAAAGTGACCCGAACTCTATCTGGAATTTCAAAGGAGTCGGCACCTGGTTAGCGGAAATCGAGAATCCTACCGATGACCCGATGAACTGGCGTATCCGGCAATATAAAGTTCCGTTCGGCAACTTCGATGGAACAAGCACCTACTTTTTCGGCGCTGCGGTTATGCAGGTCGGGAAGTATATGTATATCTACGGCTGTCAAGATGAACCGAGTCAATGGATTGTTGGGAGGAATATGATACTCGCGCGAGTTCCGGCGAATCGGTTAACTGAATTTCGTCAATGGCGATTTTATAATAACGGGAAATGGGTATCTGATTCGAAACAATGCTCGTATCTATTCAATGGAATTGCACCGGAATATTCGGTCAATTATCTACCGTATTTGAAAAAGTACGTTTGCGTTTATACCGAACTCGGAATGTCGAACCGTATCCTGATGCGCACAGCACTGAAACCGTATGGTTCCTGGAGTCAGCCGACTACGGTTTATCTCTGCCCGGAAGTAAGCTGGAACTCGACTTATTTCTGCTATGCCGCAAAAGCGCATCCGGAATTATCCGAATCTATGGATGAATTGATTATAACCTATGTCTGCAATTCGTTTGATTTCTGGCAGATGGTCGCTGATTCTCGTATTTACTTCCCGCGGTATATAAAACTGAAATTTAAAAATTAA